A single genomic interval of Brevibacillus brevis harbors:
- a CDS encoding S-layer homology domain-containing protein translates to MKRALAVFLSVLMFLTVIPVVGAASTPSFSDVPRSHWAYKEITEMAAKGIIKGYDNGTFRPNNEVTRAEFAKIMIAAADVDINKRYVDQTFKDVPRHHWAFLYVEYAKPYLTGYKSGSTYTYKPDRAAVREDIAVALVRLLGYDQKYKADLNQLKKFRDYDDISSALRPYIAIAIQTDLMKGYNGNFRPQDPITRAEAASLLYRAILDRDDDESKIVFPNPGQPQPQPEPERISISDSFSDSKLKNWDTDKATGNWEVTSKQVTAESDDDDLDHYFLPLNWNESDKVKKYELSVDVNVVGSEGLGGLYFNGKDGKANVVFVQKDRVVLGKVNDVEEDDIDIITSSSYKLKSSNRLKVTVNENTVSIYLNDQYLFGQQYVKQEGTKLGLYLQEEATENAPRKTTYLDNFSFKETK, encoded by the coding sequence ATGAAAAGAGCACTAGCCGTATTTTTGTCGGTGTTGATGTTCTTAACGGTTATCCCGGTCGTCGGTGCCGCTTCCACTCCTTCGTTCTCAGACGTTCCACGTAGCCATTGGGCATACAAGGAAATTACGGAGATGGCGGCCAAAGGGATTATCAAAGGGTACGACAATGGGACGTTTCGACCGAACAATGAAGTGACCCGCGCCGAATTTGCCAAAATTATGATCGCAGCAGCAGATGTAGATATAAACAAACGCTACGTCGACCAAACCTTTAAGGATGTACCGCGTCATCACTGGGCATTTCTGTATGTGGAATACGCCAAGCCTTACTTGACAGGTTACAAATCCGGCTCCACCTACACGTATAAACCAGATCGAGCAGCAGTACGTGAAGACATTGCTGTCGCATTGGTACGCCTGTTGGGCTACGATCAAAAGTACAAAGCCGACTTGAATCAATTGAAAAAGTTCCGTGATTACGATGATATTTCGTCAGCTCTGCGTCCGTATATTGCAATTGCGATTCAAACGGATCTGATGAAAGGATACAATGGCAATTTCCGTCCACAAGATCCGATCACTCGTGCGGAAGCTGCTTCTCTGCTCTATCGTGCTATTTTGGATCGTGACGATGATGAGAGCAAAATTGTATTCCCTAACCCTGGTCAACCGCAGCCTCAGCCAGAACCAGAGCGAATCAGTATCAGCGATTCCTTCTCTGATTCCAAATTGAAAAACTGGGACACAGACAAAGCGACAGGAAACTGGGAGGTCACTAGTAAACAAGTGACAGCCGAATCCGATGATGATGATTTGGATCACTACTTCCTGCCACTGAACTGGAATGAGTCTGACAAAGTTAAAAAATACGAATTGAGTGTCGATGTCAATGTCGTAGGCAGTGAAGGTTTAGGAGGTCTTTACTTCAACGGTAAAGACGGAAAAGCCAATGTTGTATTCGTCCAAAAAGATCGCGTTGTTTTAGGCAAAGTGAATGATGTCGAAGAAGACGATATTGACATCATTACTTCTAGCTCCTACAAGCTGAAATCAAGCAACCGCTTAAAAGTGACCGTTAACGAGAACACTGTTTCCATTTACTTGAACGATCAATACTTGTTCGGTCAACAGTATGTGAAACAAGAAGGCACAAAGCTCGGTCTGTACTTGCAAGAAGAGGCAACTGAAAACGCGCCTCGCAAAACGACCTATCTGGACAATTTCTCCTTTAAGGAAACCAAATAA
- a CDS encoding lipoate--protein ligase family protein, translated as MSFSVNQPFRWMDSGTYQDSPLEPLIRDEALAASMQSESATPVIHLWVYDQALYLGRRDAKLPHLQQALREFGQDGFGCVLRSSGGACVPLDAGVLNMACLLPDTSISIDSFFSFVAQLLDVGLRDYGKLEFGEVTGSYCAGEYDFSIHGKKIGGMAQRRTRHGSILQLCINVDDRPRGEWMERFYRLAGLDEMQSHKPIPSIDASTVGSIASLTGKLATIDDVKARLLETIRSEWAVSPTPFYVQNELVTESRHHLSQRLHLFSYTAKELAAPDWHLPE; from the coding sequence ATGTCATTTTCTGTAAATCAACCGTTTCGCTGGATGGACTCCGGTACCTACCAGGATAGTCCACTTGAGCCTTTAATCCGTGATGAAGCGTTGGCAGCCAGTATGCAATCTGAATCTGCAACCCCTGTGATTCATCTCTGGGTGTACGATCAGGCGCTCTATCTCGGCCGCAGAGACGCCAAGCTTCCTCATCTCCAGCAAGCCTTGCGTGAATTCGGTCAAGATGGCTTTGGTTGTGTTCTTCGCTCGTCTGGTGGCGCCTGTGTTCCGCTTGATGCTGGCGTACTTAATATGGCTTGTTTATTGCCTGACACTTCGATCTCCATTGACTCCTTCTTCTCGTTTGTAGCGCAGCTTCTTGATGTGGGCCTGCGTGATTACGGGAAGCTGGAATTTGGAGAAGTGACGGGTTCCTACTGTGCAGGGGAATACGATTTTTCCATTCACGGTAAAAAAATTGGAGGTATGGCACAAAGACGCACGCGACACGGCTCTATTTTGCAGTTATGCATTAACGTAGATGATCGGCCACGTGGGGAATGGATGGAACGCTTTTACCGTCTTGCAGGCTTGGATGAAATGCAAAGTCATAAGCCAATTCCTTCCATCGATGCTTCTACCGTTGGCAGCATTGCGAGTTTGACTGGAAAATTGGCCACTATAGATGATGTAAAAGCACGTCTATTAGAGACAATACGTTCTGAGTGGGCTGTATCACCTACCCCCTTTTATGTGCAAAATGAGTTAGTGACAGAGTCGAGACATCATTTGTCGCAACGATTACACTTATTTTCTTATACAGCAAAAGAACTGGCCGCACCTGACTGGCACTTACCCGAATAA
- a CDS encoding acyltransferase, whose protein sequence is MNSNRKGTFQDLNALFVFGALTVLMIHILSFFLSNEKTYPWNSDLQAVLIILLKFGRSLFIFATGMLLFYWYQNRQVDWRAFWKKRWRAVIFPYVIWTAIFTYFKHQTFDPVVLVGPFFDSLFTGSSFYHLYYIPLYLQLCLLFCLIKPWMERYLNFRWIIALFIGQAGLYVLYHYLFIKPLWAIDWAANPFLSLINHSYVYGQHYVFMYVFTFALGAYAGMNVDKWRTWVRRLQIPSIVVMASAAVWMAYSYLSGSKSYYESMNIFEPLYLVYTLCVIISFYPASSYLGKRPNLGPWFARLAKQNMAIYLVHPLILFLLQSYVIHRLGWSTPSLVLGMFVITPPLCIFLYELTTMSFWFNRKKRVEAKPILKNQTYKA, encoded by the coding sequence ATGAATAGCAATCGAAAGGGGACGTTTCAGGATCTGAATGCCCTTTTTGTTTTTGGGGCTCTTACTGTCTTGATGATTCACATCCTCAGTTTTTTTCTCTCAAATGAGAAGACGTATCCGTGGAATAGTGATTTACAAGCCGTTCTAATCATCTTGTTAAAATTCGGTCGCTCATTGTTTATCTTTGCAACTGGAATGCTGCTGTTTTACTGGTATCAGAACCGACAAGTGGATTGGCGGGCTTTTTGGAAAAAACGCTGGCGCGCGGTTATTTTTCCTTACGTAATTTGGACAGCCATCTTCACCTATTTTAAACACCAAACTTTTGACCCGGTCGTACTGGTAGGACCATTTTTTGATAGTCTGTTTACGGGTAGCTCATTCTACCACCTGTATTACATTCCGCTTTACTTGCAACTGTGCTTGCTGTTTTGCCTGATAAAACCGTGGATGGAACGGTACCTGAACTTCCGCTGGATCATCGCCCTCTTTATTGGACAAGCAGGTCTGTACGTTCTCTACCACTATTTGTTTATCAAGCCTTTATGGGCCATTGATTGGGCTGCAAACCCATTCTTGTCCCTCATCAACCACAGTTATGTTTACGGACAGCATTATGTTTTCATGTACGTATTTACGTTTGCACTCGGCGCTTATGCCGGGATGAATGTGGATAAATGGCGGACGTGGGTGAGACGCCTTCAGATACCTTCTATCGTTGTGATGGCAAGTGCAGCCGTGTGGATGGCGTACAGCTATCTTTCCGGATCAAAAAGCTACTACGAGAGCATGAATATTTTCGAACCGCTTTACTTGGTGTACACACTCTGTGTCATCATCAGCTTTTACCCTGCATCCAGTTATCTCGGCAAACGGCCTAATCTCGGTCCTTGGTTTGCCCGGTTGGCCAAACAAAATATGGCTATCTATTTGGTTCATCCATTGATCTTGTTCTTACTACAGAGCTACGTCATTCATCGTCTAGGATGGTCGACGCCGTCATTGGTTCTCGGCATGTTCGTGATTACACCGCCACTGTGCATTTTCCTTTACGAGTTGACGACGATGTCCTTTTGGTTCAATCGGAAAAAACGTGTGGAAGCAAAACCGATTCTCAAAAATCAAACGTATAAAGCGTAG
- the cbpB gene encoding cyclic-di-AMP-binding protein CbpB — translation MNQEIPLLHIPIKDLIIASTKVAHVQLGNSLEHALLVLIKSGYSAVPVLDHQYRLHGLISTNMIMNKTLGLERFETEHMSEHIVDDVMDTKVPRLRDTDEFLKALEVSINHPFVCIEDDEHYFQGILTRKSILALVYRHFRNLPFPLADQQQPAES, via the coding sequence ATGAATCAAGAGATCCCTTTGTTACATATTCCGATCAAAGATCTCATAATCGCGTCCACAAAGGTCGCACATGTGCAGTTAGGTAATTCGCTTGAGCACGCCCTGCTAGTCCTAATCAAGTCTGGCTATTCAGCCGTTCCTGTACTGGATCATCAGTATCGTTTGCATGGGTTAATCAGCACGAATATGATCATGAATAAGACGCTAGGTCTGGAACGCTTCGAGACCGAACATATGTCCGAACATATTGTAGATGATGTGATGGATACGAAAGTCCCTCGATTGCGTGACACCGATGAATTTTTGAAAGCATTGGAAGTGTCCATTAATCACCCTTTCGTCTGCATTGAAGACGACGAGCACTATTTCCAAGGAATCTTGACTCGAAAATCGATATTGGCTTTGGTATATCGTCACTTTCGCAATCTGCCCTTTCCATTGGCTGACCAACAACAGCCGGCAGAATCATAG
- a CDS encoding YheC/YheD family protein yields the protein MDRIGIMLDWALMEKGIHGIKSYERLPYYVEIGKELGLEPVFFHPRHVKPGDERVKGYFWNGNRLVSQLVSVPRVIHNRVLTGDAKARNVIRRLSQKKTVFNGLVVRDKRKVHQMLWKNEQIRSYLPHTVPYSMEQLRQFLDKYQVVYVKPSIGSVGIGVARIERHGANYHFIASKKRQILSHSQILSTVRRWVGNKRFLIQRGIPLARYGGKTFDIRVSVQKNKEKQWTVSGMVAKVANKKNKLSNLSRGGTAVPFSEALEPIFPEVKQQQAVIERVGIAAVEIAKQYGRHFSSLADLGMDMGIDERGNPYLIEVNVRDQRYSFFKAGEQAMFKQTYRHPLEYAQTLLAEKKKRKHQLLSPSYML from the coding sequence GTGGACAGAATCGGGATAATGTTGGATTGGGCCCTTATGGAGAAAGGAATTCATGGAATCAAGTCATATGAGCGTCTGCCTTATTATGTCGAAATCGGGAAAGAGCTTGGATTGGAGCCTGTTTTTTTCCATCCGCGGCATGTGAAGCCAGGAGATGAAAGGGTCAAGGGATATTTTTGGAACGGAAACCGACTCGTCTCCCAACTGGTTTCAGTCCCGCGCGTCATCCACAATCGTGTTTTGACAGGGGATGCAAAAGCGCGGAATGTGATTCGAAGATTGAGCCAAAAGAAGACGGTATTCAATGGCTTGGTTGTGCGGGATAAGAGAAAAGTACACCAGATGCTCTGGAAAAACGAACAAATCCGCAGCTATCTGCCGCATACAGTCCCTTATTCCATGGAGCAGTTGCGTCAGTTCTTGGATAAGTATCAGGTGGTGTACGTCAAGCCTTCGATTGGATCAGTCGGAATTGGGGTAGCACGTATTGAACGGCACGGAGCCAATTATCACTTCATTGCATCGAAAAAACGGCAGATTTTATCTCATTCGCAGATACTCTCCACGGTGCGACGTTGGGTTGGTAACAAAAGATTTCTGATCCAGCGAGGAATTCCTTTGGCGCGCTATGGAGGCAAAACGTTTGATATTCGTGTTTCCGTGCAGAAAAACAAAGAGAAACAGTGGACCGTGAGCGGGATGGTTGCCAAGGTCGCTAATAAGAAAAACAAGCTGAGCAATCTCTCACGAGGAGGGACAGCAGTACCGTTTTCGGAAGCTTTGGAACCCATCTTTCCTGAGGTGAAACAACAACAAGCGGTCATCGAAAGAGTTGGGATAGCGGCGGTGGAAATTGCGAAGCAGTACGGTCGGCATTTTTCATCATTAGCAGATCTAGGCATGGATATGGGAATTGACGAGCGAGGCAATCCGTATTTAATTGAAGTCAATGTGCGTGATCAGCGCTATTCATTTTTCAAGGCTGGAGAGCAGGCGATGTTTAAACAAACATACCGTCATCCACTGGAATATGCGCAGACATTACTCGCGGAAAAAAAGAAACGGAAGCATCAGCTTCTGTCGCCAAGCTATATGCTCTAA
- a CDS encoding tRNA (mnm(5)s(2)U34)-methyltransferase: MFPNVLEVARKLIRERVQVGETVVDATMGNGNDTLFLAQLVQEEGKVIAFDIQPQAIEKTRERLEREGLANRVEMKLASHEEIDRLEISAAAIMFNLGYLPGGDKEITTQASSTIQAIQSGLRVLRPGGIMTVMIYWGHPAGEAEKEAVEAFCHGLSQLDYLVLKYQYINQQNQAPFLLAIERRGQ, translated from the coding sequence TTGTTTCCAAATGTATTAGAAGTTGCACGCAAATTAATCCGTGAACGGGTACAAGTAGGAGAAACTGTTGTAGACGCCACTATGGGGAATGGAAATGACACCTTATTTCTTGCGCAATTGGTGCAAGAAGAAGGGAAAGTAATCGCCTTCGATATCCAGCCGCAGGCGATCGAGAAAACGCGAGAGAGACTCGAGAGAGAGGGTCTGGCGAACAGGGTAGAAATGAAGCTCGCCAGCCATGAGGAAATTGACAGGCTGGAGATTAGCGCCGCGGCGATTATGTTTAATTTGGGCTACTTGCCGGGTGGAGACAAAGAAATCACAACACAAGCGAGCAGCACCATTCAGGCGATTCAATCAGGGTTGAGGGTACTCAGACCGGGCGGAATCATGACGGTCATGATTTACTGGGGGCATCCGGCGGGTGAGGCGGAAAAAGAGGCAGTGGAAGCGTTTTGCCACGGACTGAGTCAATTAGATTATTTGGTTTTAAAATACCAATATATCAATCAGCAAAACCAAGCTCCGTTTTTACTGGCCATCGAACGCAGGGGACAATAA
- a CDS encoding MBL fold metallo-hydrolase, with amino-acid sequence MRVTVLGYQSPYPGPGGATPGYLIETDRVKILLDCGSGVLAQLGKHLPIYELDAMLLSHYHHDHVADVGVMQYGLMVHQLFGQRPADKPLPIFAPALPVANAQTLVYRDATTFTPITEETSVTIGEVSITFLRTDHGDGDPCYAMRLEANGRVLVYGADSGPGTAWERFASQADLFICEGTYLDYNLPAKPNGHLSVRQAAELAQSLSCRSLLVTHLFYGYEESQVIAEANAFVAGPVYAARIGLQIDL; translated from the coding sequence ATGCGCGTTACCGTGTTAGGCTATCAATCTCCTTATCCTGGCCCAGGGGGTGCTACTCCGGGTTACCTGATTGAGACAGACCGTGTCAAAATTCTACTCGACTGCGGCAGCGGTGTACTTGCACAGTTAGGTAAGCATTTGCCCATTTATGAGCTGGATGCCATGCTCTTATCTCACTATCATCATGATCATGTTGCAGATGTAGGAGTGATGCAGTACGGCTTGATGGTTCATCAGCTATTTGGCCAAAGACCTGCTGACAAACCACTTCCGATCTTCGCACCAGCGCTGCCAGTGGCCAATGCTCAGACATTGGTGTATCGAGATGCGACCACATTTACCCCAATCACCGAAGAAACGTCTGTTACCATTGGGGAGGTCTCGATCACTTTTTTACGGACGGACCATGGTGATGGAGATCCATGCTACGCCATGCGTTTGGAAGCAAACGGACGTGTCCTCGTATACGGGGCTGACAGTGGACCAGGTACAGCCTGGGAGAGATTTGCCAGTCAGGCGGATTTGTTTATTTGCGAGGGGACCTATCTGGATTACAATTTACCAGCGAAGCCAAATGGGCACTTGTCTGTTCGTCAAGCGGCGGAATTGGCACAATCCCTATCCTGCCGTTCTTTATTAGTTACGCATTTGTTTTACGGCTATGAGGAGTCTCAAGTAATCGCGGAGGCCAATGCCTTTGTCGCAGGCCCAGTTTATGCGGCGCGCATCGGTCTGCAAATCGATTTATAA
- a CDS encoding membrane protein: protein MQGTWRAAWQIAFTYIGTVVGAGFASGKEIVEFFVQYGTQGLVGIMLATMLFIWAGIRVMLIAYRIQADSYQEVSTYLFGHPFGTVFNTLLLTVLLGTTSVMLAATGAIFWESFRLSPQIGIWFSMILIFFVTKKGLFAIHHVNSIFVPMLIGFTVLVFLYTKPWLDTNVVVESLRPWAWLSSPFYYVALNVTLTQAVLIPMGRQSTSEKPLILGGIIGGLGIGLLLLLAYASLSVKMPGIHHAEMPMIAVLQGLGPTIPFLFSLLVYAEIFSTLVANVFGLAQQIRQVTPLRGPTILLGILLICYLISFIGFSSLLRFLYPLFGQLVVFFLVMLVYRQWRDRM from the coding sequence ATGCAAGGAACATGGAGAGCCGCATGGCAGATCGCTTTTACGTATATTGGGACAGTCGTAGGAGCTGGTTTTGCCTCTGGCAAAGAAATTGTAGAGTTCTTTGTTCAATATGGAACACAAGGCTTAGTAGGCATCATGCTGGCGACGATGCTGTTTATTTGGGCAGGCATCCGCGTCATGCTGATTGCCTATCGGATTCAGGCCGATTCCTATCAAGAAGTCAGCACCTATTTATTTGGGCATCCGTTTGGCACTGTATTTAATACCTTGCTTTTAACCGTATTGCTAGGTACTACCTCCGTCATGCTCGCTGCTACTGGCGCGATTTTTTGGGAGTCTTTTCGATTATCTCCTCAAATCGGCATTTGGTTTAGCATGATTTTGATTTTTTTCGTGACGAAAAAAGGGCTGTTTGCCATCCATCACGTAAACAGCATATTTGTTCCGATGCTCATTGGCTTTACGGTGCTCGTCTTTCTTTATACGAAGCCATGGTTAGATACGAATGTCGTCGTTGAATCGTTACGTCCTTGGGCATGGCTTAGTTCTCCCTTTTATTATGTTGCCTTAAATGTCACACTTACACAAGCGGTTTTGATTCCGATGGGAAGACAGAGTACGAGCGAGAAGCCTCTCATCCTGGGGGGAATCATAGGAGGGTTGGGAATAGGCCTTCTTCTCTTGCTCGCCTATGCTTCTCTGTCTGTAAAAATGCCGGGTATCCATCACGCGGAAATGCCCATGATTGCTGTGCTGCAAGGCTTGGGACCGACTATTCCCTTTTTGTTCTCCCTATTGGTGTATGCGGAAATTTTCTCGACTCTTGTGGCAAACGTATTTGGCCTAGCCCAACAGATTAGACAAGTTACTCCACTTCGAGGTCCGACTATTTTACTAGGGATTTTGTTGATTTGTTATTTGATCAGTTTTATCGGGTTTAGCTCGCTTCTCCGCTTCCTGTATCCACTCTTTGGTCAACTGGTCGTCTTTTTCCTTGTCATGCTAGTGTACAGGCAGTGGCGCGATCGTATGTAA
- a CDS encoding 2-oxoacid:ferredoxin oxidoreductase subunit beta, with protein MATMKEFRNNVKPNWCPGCGDFSIQAAIQRAAANVGLEPENLAVVSGIGCSGRISGYINCYGFHGIHGRSLPIAQGVKMANRELTVIAAGGDGDGFAIGMGHTVHAIRRNMNVTYIVMDNQIYGLTKGQTSPRSATGFVTKSTPAGSIESSISPVELALSVGATFVAQSFSSDLKGLTELIEKGIQHEGFSLINVFSPCVTYNKVNTYDWFKENIVPVDTIEGYDPHDRIKAMSTSMQHKGLITGLIYQNTEQKPYEALVNGFKEQGLVNQDIRLSEEDFEKLVKEFA; from the coding sequence ATGGCGACTATGAAAGAGTTTCGAAATAACGTTAAGCCAAACTGGTGCCCAGGCTGTGGAGACTTCTCCATCCAAGCGGCTATTCAACGCGCTGCAGCGAACGTAGGTCTGGAACCTGAAAATCTGGCGGTTGTTTCCGGTATCGGTTGCTCTGGTCGTATTTCCGGCTACATCAACTGCTATGGTTTCCACGGTATTCACGGACGTTCCCTGCCAATCGCACAAGGTGTGAAAATGGCGAACCGCGAGCTGACAGTTATTGCAGCTGGTGGTGATGGGGATGGTTTCGCGATCGGTATGGGCCATACTGTACACGCTATCCGTCGTAATATGAACGTTACGTACATCGTAATGGATAACCAAATCTACGGTCTGACAAAAGGTCAAACCTCCCCGCGTTCCGCGACTGGTTTCGTGACCAAGTCTACACCGGCAGGTTCCATCGAGTCCTCCATTTCTCCAGTTGAACTGGCGCTGTCTGTAGGTGCGACTTTCGTTGCTCAATCCTTCTCTAGCGATCTGAAGGGCTTGACTGAACTGATTGAAAAAGGTATCCAACACGAAGGCTTCTCCTTGATCAACGTATTCAGCCCTTGTGTAACCTACAACAAGGTAAATACGTACGACTGGTTCAAAGAGAACATCGTACCAGTAGACACGATCGAAGGATACGATCCACATGACCGTATCAAAGCAATGTCTACCTCTATGCAGCACAAAGGTCTGATTACAGGTCTGATTTACCAAAACACTGAGCAAAAACCTTACGAAGCTCTCGTAAATGGCTTCAAAGAACAAGGTTTGGTGAACCAAGACATTCGCTTGTCTGAAGAAGACTTCGAAAAATTGGTTAAAGAATTTGCTTAA
- a CDS encoding 2-oxoacid:acceptor oxidoreductase subunit alpha, producing MISQLSWKVGGQQGEGIESTGEIFSMAMNRMGYHLYSYRHFSSRIKGGHTNNKIRVSTTPMRAISDDLDILVAFDQETIDFNAHELREGGIIIADAKFNPKLPDGLKPVRFFTVPLTEIADELGTSLMKNMVSIGASSAILGISVESFRPIVEDMFLRKGEKVVEKNMDAIRRGFDFVNELTGGQLPEFQMEKADPQKQLFLIGNDAIALGAVAAGCRFMPAYPITPASEVMEYLIKKLPKLGGTVIQTEDEIAAVTMAIGANFAGARSLTASAGPGLSLMMEAIGLAGITEQPVVIVNTQRGGPSTGMPTKIEQSDVNAMIYGTHGDIPKVVIAPSTVEECFYDAVEAFNIAEEYQLPVILMTDLTLSLGKQTVVPFDYSKVEIRRGKLLAGQELPEKEQNDLFKRYEVTEDGVSPRVIPGQKYGLHHVTGVEHDQTGRPSENAANRIQQMDKRMRKMEGVLKNFKGAVTADAPHADADVLVVGINSTIGTIQEAKGRLEQEGMKVNHAQIRLLHPFPTEEIKALVDKAKKVVVVEHNAQAQVTSLLKQHVGNAEKIESVLKYDGNPFLPKEIYAEVKELVKHGDYERVSK from the coding sequence ATGATTAGTCAACTTTCCTGGAAAGTTGGAGGACAGCAAGGGGAGGGCATCGAGAGTACTGGTGAGATTTTCTCGATGGCGATGAACCGGATGGGATACCATCTGTATAGCTACCGTCACTTCTCTTCCCGTATTAAGGGTGGACACACGAACAATAAAATTCGCGTGAGCACAACGCCAATGCGTGCGATCTCTGACGATCTGGACATTCTCGTAGCGTTTGACCAAGAGACGATCGATTTCAATGCGCATGAGTTGCGTGAAGGCGGTATCATTATCGCGGATGCGAAATTTAATCCAAAATTGCCGGACGGCTTGAAGCCAGTTCGCTTCTTCACTGTACCACTGACTGAAATCGCTGATGAGCTGGGAACTTCCCTGATGAAAAACATGGTGTCGATTGGTGCGTCCAGTGCCATCCTCGGCATTTCAGTGGAAAGCTTCCGTCCCATCGTTGAAGATATGTTCCTCCGCAAGGGCGAAAAAGTGGTTGAAAAGAACATGGATGCCATTCGCCGCGGTTTTGATTTCGTAAATGAATTGACTGGTGGTCAACTCCCTGAGTTCCAAATGGAAAAGGCTGATCCACAAAAACAACTGTTCCTCATCGGTAACGATGCGATCGCTCTGGGTGCTGTAGCAGCAGGCTGCCGTTTCATGCCAGCTTACCCGATCACACCTGCTTCCGAGGTAATGGAATACTTGATTAAAAAGCTGCCTAAATTGGGCGGTACTGTTATCCAAACAGAAGACGAGATTGCTGCTGTAACGATGGCAATCGGTGCTAACTTCGCGGGTGCTCGTTCCTTGACTGCTTCTGCAGGTCCTGGTCTGTCCCTGATGATGGAAGCAATTGGTCTGGCTGGTATCACAGAACAACCAGTTGTAATCGTGAACACACAGCGTGGTGGCCCATCTACCGGTATGCCTACCAAAATCGAGCAATCCGATGTGAATGCTATGATCTATGGTACGCATGGTGATATTCCAAAAGTAGTTATCGCGCCAAGCACAGTAGAAGAGTGCTTCTACGATGCAGTTGAAGCGTTTAACATTGCGGAAGAATACCAACTGCCAGTTATCCTGATGACAGACTTGACGCTGTCCTTGGGTAAACAAACCGTTGTTCCATTTGACTACAGCAAAGTAGAAATCCGTCGCGGAAAACTGCTTGCTGGACAAGAATTGCCAGAAAAAGAGCAAAACGACCTGTTCAAACGTTATGAAGTAACAGAAGACGGCGTTTCTCCTCGTGTGATTCCAGGTCAAAAATACGGTCTGCACCACGTAACTGGTGTTGAGCATGATCAAACTGGTCGTCCATCTGAGAATGCTGCAAACCGTATTCAACAAATGGATAAACGTATGCGCAAAATGGAAGGCGTCCTGAAAAACTTCAAAGGCGCTGTAACAGCAGATGCTCCTCACGCTGACGCGGATGTTCTGGTTGTGGGTATCAACTCCACAATTGGTACGATTCAAGAAGCAAAAGGCCGTCTGGAACAAGAGGGAATGAAAGTAAACCATGCACAAATCCGTTTGCTGCATCCGTTCCCAACTGAAGAAATCAAAGCACTCGTAGACAAAGCGAAGAAAGTTGTTGTTGTTGAGCACAACGCTCAAGCGCAAGTAACAAGCTTGCTCAAACAACACGTTGGAAACGCTGAAAAAATCGAATCCGTGCTTAAATATGACGGTAACCCATTCCTGCCGAAGGAAATCTATGCTGAAGTGAAGGAGCTGGTAAAACATGGCGACTATGAAAGAGTTTCGAAATAA
- a CDS encoding dipeptidase: MKIFDAHSDVLCKLWQNPDLDFYKEDKLLQAGFTALEKGNVDIQVLACFVPSHVPFGRRFHTVLEMIDIFYQEVSGKLRPIFTKADLAECVLKGQKGAILFVEGAHALEESLVQLRTWFRLGVRGMTLTWNHGNALASGNGEPNPGGLTSFGRKVIDEMNRLGMIIDVSHLADPGFWDVLECSKAPVIASHSNARSLCDHSRNLTDEQIRALIAKDGAIGLTFVDFFTVSEKRTVWIDDLLRHLDHICALGGVDHVGFGSDFDGITETFGDMASAADYSQLLEALLKRYKEAEVLKFVQGNWLRVFGNVLQ, translated from the coding sequence ATGAAAATCTTTGATGCGCATAGCGATGTATTATGCAAGCTATGGCAGAACCCCGATTTGGACTTCTATAAAGAAGACAAGCTCTTGCAAGCAGGTTTTACCGCTCTTGAAAAAGGGAATGTAGACATACAAGTCCTTGCCTGTTTTGTTCCTTCTCATGTGCCGTTTGGACGACGTTTTCATACTGTACTAGAAATGATCGATATTTTTTATCAAGAGGTGAGTGGAAAATTACGACCCATTTTTACAAAGGCAGATTTGGCTGAATGCGTATTAAAGGGACAGAAAGGGGCTATTCTGTTTGTAGAAGGCGCGCATGCATTAGAAGAGAGTTTGGTTCAGCTACGTACGTGGTTCCGGCTTGGAGTACGGGGAATGACGCTGACCTGGAATCATGGCAACGCTCTAGCGAGTGGAAATGGAGAGCCGAATCCAGGTGGACTGACTTCATTTGGACGAAAAGTCATTGATGAAATGAATCGGCTGGGAATGATTATTGATGTTTCGCATTTGGCCGATCCAGGATTCTGGGATGTACTAGAATGCTCGAAAGCACCAGTGATCGCTTCACACTCGAATGCGAGAAGCCTATGCGATCACTCTCGCAATTTGACGGACGAGCAAATACGAGCGTTAATCGCCAAAGATGGCGCGATCGGCTTGACGTTTGTAGACTTCTTTACCGTATCGGAGAAGCGCACGGTTTGGATCGATGACTTGTTGCGCCATTTGGATCACATCTGCGCGTTGGGTGGCGTAGACCACGTAGGTTTTGGCTCGGATTTCGATGGGATTACCGAGACGTTTGGAGACATGGCATCTGCGGCAGATTACTCCCAGTTACTAGAAGCTTTGTTAAAACGTTATAAAGAGGCGGAAGTATTGAAATTTGTGCAAGGAAATTGGTTGCGTGTTTTCGGAAACGTGCTACAATAA